ATACCTTGACGTGAGACGAAGACGACCAGGGACGCGTGGCTAACGAGGCGTAATTGCTTGTACAGCACCTCCTCAACTACCCGCTCATCAacgacggcatcaccacctTCAAGTCCAACGAGTACGCCCAGCGCTCCATCAAGCTCGGCGACTCGGCCTACCAGACCTTTGCTGCCCCCGTCCTCCCCTGGATCGCCAAGCCCTACGGCTACATCTCGCCCTACGTCCAGCGCGCCGACTCCATCGGCGACAAGACGCTCGACCGCATCGACGAGCGCTTCCCCGTCGTCAAGAAGCCCACCAACGAGCTCTACAATGACACACGCAGCCTGATCCTGCTTCCCTACAACAAGTCcatcgagggccgcgacCACGTCTTCCAGGTCTACAGCAGCGAGATCAAGAaggccgagcagcagggcatcgtcgcccagggcaaggccgccgtctctaccgccctcgtcgtcagcaaCGAGACGCTGAGCTGGCTCAGCAGCCTGCTCTccgccaagaaggccgaggccgccaagctgGTCAACGAGAAGGTCCAGCAGTaatggaggcggcgcgcgcttGAAAGTGCCCGGGTGGCGAAGGACCGGGGGTCAGAGCAAGTCGCATTGCGCAGCGACGGGAAatcccttttttttttttttgcgcTCTTCAGCACAAATTCGCGCCCTCTTTGTCGGCGGGTTCCAAATATGGCGTTTGGTTGCACGCCAGCCGTTATGGCGGCCCGTCGATGcagccgccatcgacgggcGCCGTTGCGAacggtggtgctggcggctGGTTGATACTTATACCTTGGACTGTGTTGGGCATTGTTGCATCGTTTTTCTCATCTCCAGAAATCTCTTTACTTGTGCTTCGGGCCTTTTTGGAGCAAATTcgttcttgttcttgttctCCTTGGAAATGGCTCTGCTATCTCTCCCTCACGTCGCCACACCTGGGTCGGCGAAATGAACCGAACCCGCACCATCTTTGCTCATGAAGCTCTTCATAACCTGCATCGCCTACGATACCGCCGCTTCCCGTGTGTGTTGCTTTTTGTCGCCGGGCAAGAAAGGGGACGACGCGCATGCACGAGTGACTATGACTGTCCTTTGTCTGGCTTGGATCGAAATGACGACCTGAATGATTGGAAACGAAAAGACACAATGGAGGCAACCAAAATAAAGACCAAAGGAAGAGCGAATAGAATTTCTCCTCTACCGAGTTACAACCTTCTTGACCGCGTCACAGGACCATGGGACTGGCCCGCTGCGCCCTCACCAGCTGAGCTGTTTTACCTTTTGACATGTGATTGTTGTGTGATTGCGGGTCCCACGACATGGACCCTCTCCCTGGCGGAGGTTGAGCTGACAAGGTGTCAGGCTGGTGATAGTGGAGAGGGGGGGTGAGGGGCGTGTCGTTGCTGCTTTGTTTGGCGGCTGGCTTCTGATGAGGTGAGCGTCTAAAACGGTGCCACTGGAGCTTTGTGAGGCAGAGACGCGTTTCTTACAACTGAGCCACACAAGGCGTGACTGTGGCTGAGGCAGCCTTATCTAAGCGTGGATATGGGGCTTATGCACTGTGGCTGGTTGATTATCGGTACGTAGCGGACGCTAGCGCCCTCCACTCTCGACGTTCGCAGACAGCAGGCGAATGTGCTGATGTAACTTTGACTAAGGCTAAGTAGGTCGCAATTGGGGGGATCACATTATTTCCAATCGCTGACATTCGACAGCTTCAGCCAggcggggggaagggggaagtAGTTAGTAAACCAAGCAACTTTACTTCTTCCACGACCTTGGCTAATAAACAAACAGTTTGGCGGTGGCAGCTGCAGTTAGTTGATAAGAAGAACGGGCGTGGACCGGTGAGTTTTGTTTTCCCTTACTTAATCCCCCCTTCTTTTTGTTCTACTTAGTACTTACCACTAATGATGACAGACAACCTTTAGGGACCGAGACGTTGTCAAGCTTTTATCAATCATTTGATCTTGGTTTTTGGCTCTCGACGTTTTTCTTCTCTGGATTTCTAGGAGTGTCTGGTGTGCGCTGGTTGGaacacacacagacacacacatATATACACATACAAAGTGAGAGACATACGCACACAGAGCAAGAGAAACCTGGTCTATATATTGCCGTCGATCCTCCCTGGGCCCCCCTGATGAGGAACTTCCTGGGCATCACACTTGCAATCTTCGTTGGCATCGCTTCGACCCTCGTCGCCTTTGTCGTGATCAACAACGCCTGCAGCTACAGCTACAACTACAACAACTACCACCTCTACAGCGTCGGTGACGTCTCTGGGCGGATAGCATCTCTCTTCAGATCGCTTCTGTATACCGACACTCGCGCAGCGACCTCGTCTACGTTGGCGCCGTCTGAGAAGAAGAttcagcaacagcagcagcagcagaggcacCTCTCctccacagcagcagcagtagcagaAATGTCATCGtctgccaccgccaccaccaccaccaccaccaccaccaagatGGCCCAGCGCGCCATCCGCAAAGTcttgctcgccgccgagcagtccgagggcgcgggcgcgcgcgtccggCGCTCCATCGGCACGCCCTCGCTGCGCAACCTCTCGCCCTTCCTCATGCTGGACCACTTCTCCGTCCGGCCCGGCGCGGGCTTCCCCGACCACCCGCACCGCGGGCAGGAGACCATCACGTacctgctcgagggcgccgtcgaccacgAGGACTTTGCCGGCAACCGCGGCAccatccgcgccggcgacctgcAGTTCATGACCGCCGGGCGCGGCATCGTGCACGCCGAGATGCCCGCGCAGaaccccgacggcggcgccaacgtcgGGCTTCAGCTCTGGGTCGACCTCCCgcgcgagctcaaggcctGCGAGCCGCGGTACCGCGACCTCCGCGCCGCGGAGATCCCCCGCGTAGACGTCGACGATGGAAGGGCCACCGTCAGGGTCATCTCGGGCCAgagccacggcgtcgactcGGTCAAGGACCTCGCCTACACGCCCGTCTGgatcctcgacgtcgagctgcgccccggcgcgcgcgtcacCCAGCCCCTGCCGAGCGGCTGGAACGCCTTCGCCtacgtcctcgagggcgacgcctactttggcggcggcgagggcgacgcccgcACAAAGGTCGCGCAGTACCACAACGTCGTCTTCCAGcaggagggcgacgccgtccacgtcgaggccgccgatgatgccgccgcgggcaacacgaggctcgtcatcgtcgccggcacccCGCTGGACCAGGAGGTCGTCCAGTACGGGCCCTTTGTCCTCAACTCCAAGGAGGGCGTGTACCAGGCCCTCATGGACTACCAGAGCTACTCCAACGGCTTCGAGCGCGCCAAGGACTGGCAGAGCGAGATTGGCAAGAGCATGAAGCATTGACGTGTGGTGGCAAATTGAGATATGGTAGAAGAAAACAACAATAATTGGGGTATAATGAGTGGAGTTTTGTGTGCTTTCTTGGCGGGAAATTGGCATCATCGTCTGATGTGTGCTTGTCTCATGTACGGCTGCACTGGTAGTTGCGCCATTATATATCTGGCAGGCCTTGTTTATCGTGATATCTCTGTACCATACGTTCTCATTCAGCTTTCAAGAAATAGAAGCAAAGCAACTCTCAAGTCGTGCCTCATATGTATATCAAGTCGTGAGACCATCGTACCAGCCAGTCCTTCAACGCGAGGACACAGCGCCCGATTCCACGATCCATCCTTTAGTACGAAGTCGTGTAAAACACCGCATCCCAGGTTCAGCTGTGGTATTAAAAAGGAATGCCCACCGCCTGCAACGTGCGATAAACCCAGCCGCACCCCCTATCTAACGGCAGCCGGTACATGATCGATCCTCTCGACATGACACGGGCTCACACGGACGTGCCtgcccaaggacgaggacggcccGAGGATTCGCCACCTCACAGACCGCTTGAAGaccattgtcgtcgccgtcgccgtcgtcgtagttcccactcgtcgtcgagtcgaggCCACTTGACATTCTTCGTCGGTGGGGTTTTTTTCATCGACACACGAGCCATTCTTTTCAACAAAGGAGCCCATTCTCATAATCGCTTTAGGGGGACGGTGTGGTAAGAGAGCCCT
The genomic region above belongs to Purpureocillium takamizusanense chromosome 5, complete sequence and contains:
- a CDS encoding uncharacterized protein (COG:S~EggNog:ENOG503P3FN), producing MAVHQVNGDVSPSHQSAFFQHLLNYPLINDGITTFKSNEYAQRSIKLGDSAYQTFAAPVLPWIAKPYGYISPYVQRADSIGDKTLDRIDERFPVVKKPTNELYNDTRSLILLPYNKSIEGRDHVFQVYSSEIKKAEQQGIVAQGKAAVSTALVVSNETLSWLSSLLSAKKAEAAKLVNEKVQQ
- the PRN1 gene encoding RNA pol II transcription cofactor (COG:S~EggNog:ENOG503NW75~SECRETED:SignalP(1-21~SECRETED:cutsite=LVA-FV~SECRETED:prob=0.2782)); the encoded protein is MRNFLGITLAIFVGIASTLVAFVVINNACSYSYNYNNYHLYSVGDVSGRIASLFRSLLYTDTRAATSSTLAPSEKKIQQQQQQQRHLSSTAAAVAEMSSSATATTTTTTTTKMAQRAIRKVLLAAEQSEGAGARVRRSIGTPSLRNLSPFLMLDHFSVRPGAGFPDHPHRGQETITYLLEGAVDHEDFAGNRGTIRAGDLQFMTAGRGIVHAEMPAQNPDGGANVGLQLWVDLPRELKACEPRYRDLRAAEIPRVDVDDGRATVRVISGQSHGVDSVKDLAYTPVWILDVELRPGARVTQPLPSGWNAFAYVLEGDAYFGGGEGDARTKVAQYHNVVFQQEGDAVHVEAADDAAAGNTRLVIVAGTPLDQEVVQYGPFVLNSKEGVYQALMDYQSYSNGFERAKDWQSEIGKSMKH